Proteins found in one Salinimonas lutimaris genomic segment:
- a CDS encoding SapC family protein → MKTTTLLNNVDHQALKVDTRVAVSHELNVNRTLAYTPEIKDLHKEFPLLFYRDPASGTLQIHAILGLDKDENLFVSESGWCTRYVPAQLACGPFSLTYTEADHPSQQAQPVLCFDAQDPRLQEAQGEPVFLPMGGESAYLSHVKKALQVIEAGATYDTTLFTLATEMDLLEPVAIEIKLSEEHQVNFSDYLTVNEQKLAALSGEQLSRLNQYGVLSLLYFMISSTSNFQQLIDLKNAQSAMF, encoded by the coding sequence ATGAAGACAACCACATTACTTAATAACGTCGACCATCAGGCGTTGAAAGTCGATACCCGTGTAGCAGTGAGCCACGAATTAAACGTGAACCGCACACTGGCCTACACCCCGGAGATTAAAGATCTCCACAAAGAATTTCCGTTACTGTTTTACCGTGATCCGGCCTCTGGCACCCTGCAGATTCATGCGATTCTTGGCCTGGATAAAGATGAAAACCTGTTTGTCAGCGAGTCTGGTTGGTGTACCCGCTATGTGCCTGCACAGCTGGCCTGTGGTCCGTTCAGCCTGACCTACACTGAGGCGGATCATCCATCGCAACAGGCGCAGCCTGTATTGTGTTTTGATGCTCAGGATCCCCGCTTGCAGGAAGCGCAGGGTGAGCCGGTCTTTTTGCCGATGGGCGGTGAATCGGCGTACCTGAGCCATGTTAAAAAAGCCCTGCAGGTCATTGAAGCCGGTGCAACGTACGACACCACCTTATTTACGCTTGCCACAGAGATGGACTTGTTAGAGCCCGTGGCCATTGAAATTAAGCTGTCTGAAGAACATCAGGTTAATTTCAGCGACTACCTGACGGTGAATGAACAAAAGCTCGCGGCACTGAGCGGTGAACAGCTCAGTCGGCTTAATCAGTACGGTGTACTGAGCCTGCTTTATTTTATGATTTCCTCAACCAGTAATTTTCAGCAGCTGATTGACCTGAAAAACGCGCAAAGCGCCATGTTCTGA
- a CDS encoding ATP-binding protein: MTSIRRYLLLLLISALVLIIFSAAIHGYRAAGAVSAQLLDNELKSVLHTVALSHGYPSPGQDDSPIAYQIWQNNRLLAHSDNIPATALPGLGNSAFSDINFNNQRWRVYSRPIPTTDITVVVAQPLQNRVSLTENLITAAITPFIISVPLLALIIFLSISRGLGPLKSLSQQLSARKGKDLSLIKLRQTPTELTPVVDTLNSMFVRLNDAFEREQQFASNAAHELRTPLSVMKINLHNLAGQLPEPSAQLDAIAQDTNRMIHVVNQILLLSRTSPELFNQQLCSVDIVAVAQKLIADMYSKIDARQQDISLTGEQGLVASTEFTLYTLLQNLVGNANNYAPVGATIEVSVMQDEQYVTLAVDDSGPGIDEAERQNVLQRFYRDHHQTLYKSAGSGLGLAIVSQIVELHQATVTLDKSHLGGLRVAVRFARYEESA, translated from the coding sequence TTGACCTCTATTCGCCGGTATTTATTACTACTGCTGATAAGTGCGCTGGTTCTGATTATATTCAGTGCAGCCATTCACGGCTATCGGGCTGCCGGCGCGGTCAGCGCACAACTGCTGGATAATGAATTAAAAAGTGTATTGCATACCGTTGCACTTAGTCATGGCTACCCCTCTCCCGGGCAAGACGATTCGCCGATAGCCTACCAAATATGGCAAAACAACCGGTTGCTGGCGCACTCTGATAATATACCGGCGACGGCATTGCCCGGTCTGGGCAACAGCGCTTTTTCTGACATCAATTTTAATAATCAGCGCTGGCGGGTATATTCCCGCCCCATTCCAACAACCGATATCACGGTGGTGGTTGCCCAGCCACTGCAAAACCGGGTCAGTCTGACCGAAAACCTGATTACCGCCGCCATTACGCCCTTTATTATCAGTGTTCCCTTGCTGGCGCTGATAATCTTTTTGTCTATCAGCCGCGGCCTGGGGCCACTAAAATCTCTGTCACAACAGTTATCAGCACGTAAGGGCAAGGATTTGTCGCTGATAAAACTGCGCCAGACCCCCACCGAACTGACCCCTGTGGTGGATACACTCAATTCCATGTTTGTACGCCTCAATGATGCGTTTGAGCGCGAGCAGCAATTTGCCTCCAATGCTGCCCATGAACTGCGCACCCCGCTCAGCGTGATGAAAATTAATCTGCATAACCTGGCCGGTCAGTTACCAGAGCCCAGCGCACAGCTAGATGCCATAGCGCAGGATACTAACCGTATGATTCATGTGGTTAATCAGATATTACTACTGAGCCGCACCAGCCCGGAGCTGTTCAATCAACAGCTTTGTAGTGTCGATATTGTCGCGGTCGCGCAAAAGCTAATTGCTGACATGTACAGTAAAATTGATGCCCGGCAACAGGACATCAGCCTGACAGGCGAACAGGGGCTGGTTGCCAGTACTGAATTTACCTTGTATACGTTATTGCAAAACCTGGTCGGTAATGCCAACAACTATGCACCTGTCGGGGCTACGATTGAAGTGAGCGTGATGCAGGATGAGCAGTATGTGACACTGGCTGTTGATGATTCCGGTCCGGGTATAGACGAAGCAGAGCGACAAAATGTGTTGCAGCGATTTTATCGTGATCATCACCAAACCCTGTACAAGTCAGCCGGTAGCGGTCTGGGGCTGGCCATTGTCAGTCAGATTGTTGAATTGCATCAGGCTACTGTGACGCTGGATAAGTCACATTTGGGCGGGCTGCGGGTTGCCGTACGTTTTGCCCGATATGAAGAGTCGGCATGA
- a CDS encoding ROK family transcriptional regulator — protein sequence MKPHHFSYIATRNAQDVLQALQQTGPCSRAMLAQVTGLSRPTISQAAQRLESLQLIRATDRRTRGQGRAGIIYEMNDAHGVVVSVALDSQHGQIAFFSLSGAVLFEQCFVITSEHDKTELLALLEQGIETGMADTGLPILAIGISVAAPVDPDNHQVVQVPLLPFAQAGNTPFKQHLEDCFRVPCVIDNDVNWAALAEARRGSATHYHHFICIYLGRGIGAGIYLGGQLIKGSNGLAGELGYVKVDGRTNLQDFVSTAFHGAPENWQADQVDQAIRHIAHVLGTAVIMLNPDALILTGPLCQYSALLEQLTANIKQEMLRPLPLHISEMPARASLDGAASGAYFHYLTQLGFTL from the coding sequence ATGAAACCCCACCATTTTTCATACATTGCCACCCGCAATGCGCAGGATGTGCTGCAGGCATTACAGCAAACCGGACCGTGCAGCCGGGCGATGCTGGCACAGGTGACCGGGTTATCCCGGCCAACGATTTCTCAGGCAGCCCAGCGACTTGAGTCTCTGCAACTGATTCGGGCCACCGACCGGCGCACCCGCGGTCAGGGCCGTGCCGGTATCATCTATGAAATGAATGATGCGCATGGTGTTGTGGTATCCGTGGCTCTTGACTCACAGCATGGTCAGATTGCGTTTTTTTCGCTCTCTGGCGCGGTTCTTTTTGAGCAATGTTTTGTGATTACCAGCGAACACGACAAAACCGAGCTATTGGCACTGCTAGAGCAAGGGATAGAGACAGGTATGGCTGATACCGGCCTGCCGATACTGGCCATTGGCATTTCTGTTGCTGCGCCTGTTGACCCGGATAACCATCAGGTGGTCCAGGTGCCTTTACTGCCATTTGCCCAGGCCGGCAATACACCATTTAAGCAACATCTTGAAGACTGCTTCAGGGTTCCCTGCGTGATTGATAACGACGTTAACTGGGCTGCGCTTGCAGAAGCCCGCCGCGGCAGCGCTACTCATTATCACCACTTTATATGTATTTATCTTGGCCGGGGCATCGGCGCAGGTATCTACCTGGGCGGGCAATTAATCAAAGGCAGTAACGGGCTGGCCGGCGAACTGGGATACGTAAAGGTGGATGGCCGTACTAACTTACAGGACTTTGTCAGCACGGCGTTTCATGGCGCGCCTGAAAACTGGCAGGCAGATCAGGTTGATCAGGCTATCAGGCATATTGCCCATGTACTTGGCACCGCTGTTATCATGTTAAACCCCGATGCCCTTATCCTTACCGGTCCGTTGTGTCAGTATTCTGCCCTGCTTGAACAGCTGACCGCCAACATCAAACAGGAAATGCTGCGACCCCTGCCTCTGCATATCAGTGAGATGCCAGCCAGGGCATCACTGGATGGCGCGGCCAGCGGCGCTTACTTTCACTATCTGACACAACTGGGCTTTACGCTGTAA
- a CDS encoding FTR1 family protein, with the protein MLINTVILFIRDTLPVFLLVSLLLSFVSVPRYAVLSGVGSGGLLALLVYLGLDGLLAIGDGNGLEWLKIGALLLGWLALVVSLLAMEQQCSNQFKALALGLMAALFTLPNAIHFLIYSLAYWPGAQSGSAMMLGTVIGLGISLSLAILLNMLLSGLTPAFVRALLLCAFCAGQVAAIANMLEQINWLPDQTRIWNTAGWLKDESEYGHLFNALFGYEETPSQAYLITYCVAFLIPLVAAIAFRKHSVFLYVKAGEQ; encoded by the coding sequence ATGCTCATTAACACCGTTATTTTATTTATTCGCGACACCCTGCCGGTGTTTTTGCTGGTCAGTCTGCTACTTAGCTTTGTCTCTGTTCCCCGCTATGCGGTATTAAGTGGGGTAGGCAGTGGCGGGCTGCTGGCACTGCTCGTTTATCTTGGCCTGGACGGACTACTGGCTATCGGTGATGGCAACGGGCTGGAATGGCTGAAAATTGGCGCTTTGCTGCTTGGGTGGCTGGCGCTTGTGGTCAGTTTACTGGCCATGGAGCAGCAATGTTCAAATCAGTTCAAAGCACTGGCGCTGGGTTTGATGGCTGCACTGTTTACCTTACCTAACGCTATTCACTTTCTGATCTATTCACTGGCCTACTGGCCAGGCGCCCAGTCAGGCTCGGCGATGATGCTGGGCACCGTCATTGGTCTGGGCATCAGCCTGAGTCTTGCGATCCTGCTCAACATGCTGTTGTCCGGGCTGACACCGGCATTTGTACGGGCATTGCTGCTGTGTGCATTTTGCGCAGGACAGGTGGCTGCGATCGCCAATATGCTCGAACAAATAAACTGGCTGCCTGATCAGACCCGGATTTGGAACACCGCCGGATGGCTGAAAGATGAAAGTGAATACGGGCATCTGTTTAATGCCCTGTTTGGTTATGAGGAAACGCCTTCACAGGCTTACCTGATAACCTACTGTGTGGCCTTTTTGATTCCGCTGGTCGCCGCGATTGCTTTTAGAAAGCACTCGGTATTTTTATATGTTAAGGCAGGTGAACAATGA
- a CDS encoding response regulator, with protein MRVLLVEDDRPLSEALTRSLRRANYVVDCVYGGQQALLTLGAQQTDLVILDLGLPDMDGLQVLKSLRLKHKSLPVIILTARDKITDKILGLDAGADDYLPKPFEMDELLARLRVMERRLGTAASSIIQLANVSLNTHTLELLVDEHAIQLSRRELMLLKALMENAGRVQSKAQLESRLYEWGEEVASNTIEVHIHHLRKKLPADFIRTIRGVGYCIHSGASR; from the coding sequence ATGCGTGTATTGCTGGTTGAAGACGACCGTCCGTTATCTGAAGCGCTGACCCGTTCCCTGCGAAGGGCAAATTATGTGGTCGACTGCGTATATGGTGGGCAGCAGGCATTACTCACCCTGGGTGCACAGCAAACCGACCTGGTGATTCTGGATCTGGGCCTGCCGGATATGGACGGCTTGCAGGTTCTCAAAAGCTTACGTTTGAAACATAAATCATTGCCGGTAATCATTCTAACTGCCAGGGACAAAATCACTGACAAAATTCTGGGCCTGGATGCGGGGGCTGATGATTACCTGCCCAAACCCTTTGAAATGGATGAGCTACTGGCCCGTCTGCGGGTCATGGAGCGCCGTCTGGGTACCGCTGCATCCAGTATTATTCAGCTGGCTAATGTCAGTCTCAATACCCATACGCTTGAGCTTTTGGTTGATGAGCATGCCATTCAGCTGTCGCGTCGCGAACTGATGCTGCTTAAAGCACTGATGGAAAATGCCGGGCGGGTTCAGTCCAAAGCACAGCTTGAGTCACGTCTGTATGAATGGGGCGAGGAGGTGGCCAGTAACACCATTGAGGTACATATCCATCATTTGCGTAAAAAATTACCCGCCGACTTTATCCGTACCATTCGTGGCGTAGGCTATTGCATCCACAGCGGAGCCTCCCGTTGA
- a CDS encoding TonB-dependent receptor: MFSKSKISAAVTGAIYTVVAAQAVAQQGPEEVEQIEVRGVRGSLSQSMNVKRQSSGVVDAISAEDMGKFPDTNLAESLQRITGVSINRVNGEGSEVTVRGFGGNFNLITLNGRQMPAANVSSITGNPLDQGSTGTTRSFDFSNLASEGVSGIEVYKTGRAAIPSGGIGATININTLKPLTQGENRASVGVKAMKDESGDGVTPEVSGVTNWSNDDQTFGVSVFGSYQERDSGSRTMSVERYDLETWGPDALETLGMQNANITNAPADGTLVAIPSNLGLGTNSDNRERINGMVTLQYAPSDTLTLTADASYARNEMESNSLVDGIWFARQFTDVEFDGNPLVATPIRLTEDIDGGKDFFFQNLVLGTKDELKSFGVNADWWVNDNLNLRFDAATSKATSGGNAPYGKNSIRFNVAGATAGWQTADFSRSIPQASIVVDDTLKGNNNGIFDLPDVGSQVSQTAQSSQESSVDQFQFSGKWDKGGDLFVDFGVGYLTTEMQQNRLSTQAILGGWGVDNPGDVPEGLLDITCTGCAFEDHDMNGVEGADAIAQPPGSPTIPLGSVSFRGNAVELLEVMAPMYGFTAGNLPATGSDNNTIKEDIFSAYAQVTMDGEVGGMPVNLVVGARYEKTDVTSTASQRVPTDIVWLSDNDYNLILGDEVVQLSADHSYENLLPNIDLSVNITDDLKARASYSMTLARPSYDQLYAATSVNVPNRPTLLGGAPSGNVGNAKLDPLESNNFDLSLEWYYGESSMISVGYYRKDVANFVGTQQVAEPLFGLLDPNSGQPGTLSGDAVEALNAQGVTVTERNFFTMAAILANPSAFPGGAAEFDESQGFADAVFGTYDILAREGDPEFLFELTRPINNQSARISGYELAWQHFFGESGFGYQANFTIVDGDIGYDIASDPTVDQFALEGLSDSANLVLIYEKDGLSARIAYNWRDAFLDEVNRSVSSVRNPLFVDEYEQIDINVSYDFNEDLTVSLDVINLTEEGQRQYGRTYNNTFFVQELDRRFVLSARYNF, encoded by the coding sequence ATGTTTAGTAAATCAAAAATATCTGCAGCTGTAACCGGCGCAATTTACACCGTGGTTGCAGCACAGGCTGTTGCCCAGCAAGGGCCTGAAGAAGTAGAACAGATTGAAGTTAGAGGTGTTAGGGGAAGTCTGTCTCAAAGCATGAACGTCAAACGCCAGTCCTCCGGGGTGGTGGATGCGATTTCAGCCGAAGATATGGGTAAGTTCCCGGATACTAACCTGGCCGAATCACTGCAACGTATTACCGGTGTGTCAATCAACCGGGTCAACGGTGAAGGTTCTGAAGTCACCGTACGTGGTTTCGGTGGTAACTTTAACCTGATCACCTTAAACGGCCGTCAGATGCCGGCTGCCAACGTATCATCGATTACCGGTAACCCGCTGGATCAGGGCTCAACCGGCACCACCCGTTCGTTTGACTTTTCAAACCTGGCCTCAGAAGGTGTCAGCGGTATTGAAGTGTATAAAACCGGTCGGGCTGCCATTCCCTCAGGTGGTATCGGTGCCACTATTAATATCAATACCCTGAAGCCGCTTACACAAGGTGAAAACCGTGCCTCGGTGGGGGTCAAAGCCATGAAAGATGAAAGTGGTGATGGTGTCACGCCGGAAGTCAGTGGTGTAACCAACTGGAGTAATGACGATCAAACCTTCGGGGTGTCAGTATTTGGCTCTTACCAGGAGCGGGATTCGGGCAGCCGGACTATGTCGGTTGAACGCTATGATTTAGAAACCTGGGGCCCGGATGCGCTGGAAACCCTGGGGATGCAGAATGCCAATATCACCAATGCGCCGGCAGACGGCACTTTGGTGGCCATTCCGTCTAACCTGGGGCTGGGCACTAACAGCGATAACCGCGAACGTATCAACGGTATGGTAACGCTGCAGTATGCACCTTCAGACACGTTAACACTGACTGCTGATGCTTCTTATGCCCGCAACGAAATGGAGTCGAATTCGCTGGTTGATGGTATCTGGTTTGCCCGTCAGTTTACTGATGTAGAATTTGACGGTAACCCGCTGGTGGCCACCCCGATTCGCCTGACCGAGGATATCGACGGCGGTAAAGATTTCTTTTTCCAGAATCTGGTACTGGGCACTAAAGATGAACTGAAATCTTTTGGCGTGAATGCTGACTGGTGGGTCAATGATAACCTGAATCTGCGTTTTGATGCCGCGACATCCAAAGCCACCAGTGGTGGTAATGCGCCGTATGGCAAAAACTCAATCCGCTTTAACGTAGCAGGGGCCACTGCAGGCTGGCAAACCGCTGACTTCTCCCGCTCGATTCCACAGGCGAGTATTGTGGTCGATGACACCCTGAAAGGAAATAACAACGGTATTTTTGATTTACCGGACGTAGGCTCGCAGGTATCGCAGACCGCGCAGTCTTCGCAGGAGTCCAGTGTGGATCAGTTCCAGTTTTCTGGTAAATGGGACAAAGGCGGCGATCTTTTCGTGGACTTCGGGGTGGGCTACCTGACCACTGAAATGCAGCAAAATCGTCTGTCGACTCAGGCAATTCTGGGCGGCTGGGGCGTCGATAACCCGGGGGATGTGCCAGAAGGTCTGCTGGATATCACCTGCACTGGCTGTGCGTTTGAAGACCATGATATGAATGGTGTAGAAGGCGCGGATGCGATTGCGCAGCCGCCGGGCTCACCTACCATTCCGCTGGGCAGCGTGTCGTTCCGGGGAAATGCGGTCGAGCTACTTGAAGTCATGGCACCGATGTATGGCTTTACCGCCGGTAACCTGCCGGCTACTGGGTCTGATAACAATACCATCAAAGAAGATATTTTCTCGGCGTATGCCCAGGTGACTATGGATGGCGAGGTCGGTGGCATGCCGGTAAACCTGGTTGTGGGTGCCCGCTACGAAAAAACCGATGTTACCTCCACCGCAAGCCAGCGAGTGCCTACTGATATTGTGTGGTTGTCAGATAACGATTATAACCTGATTCTGGGTGATGAAGTTGTACAGCTGAGTGCGGACCACAGCTATGAGAACCTGCTGCCGAATATCGATTTGTCGGTGAATATTACTGATGATTTGAAAGCCCGTGCGTCCTACAGCATGACGCTGGCACGCCCCAGCTATGATCAGTTGTATGCCGCCACCAGTGTGAATGTCCCTAACCGGCCAACCCTGCTAGGAGGTGCGCCATCAGGTAATGTAGGTAATGCGAAGCTGGATCCGTTGGAGTCTAATAACTTTGATTTGTCACTGGAATGGTATTACGGCGAATCTAGCATGATTTCAGTGGGTTACTACCGTAAAGATGTGGCCAACTTTGTGGGTACGCAACAGGTGGCTGAACCGTTATTTGGCCTGCTTGACCCCAACTCAGGTCAGCCGGGCACATTATCAGGTGATGCTGTTGAAGCACTGAACGCGCAGGGCGTGACGGTGACCGAGCGTAACTTCTTTACCATGGCGGCTATTCTGGCTAACCCAAGTGCCTTCCCGGGCGGTGCGGCTGAGTTTGATGAGTCGCAGGGTTTTGCTGATGCGGTATTTGGTACCTACGATATTCTGGCCCGTGAAGGCGATCCGGAATTCTTGTTTGAGCTGACTCGCCCCATCAACAACCAAAGTGCGCGTATCTCTGGTTACGAGCTGGCCTGGCAGCATTTCTTTGGTGAAAGCGGATTTGGTTATCAGGCTAACTTCACTATTGTAGATGGTGATATCGGCTATGATATCGCCTCTGATCCAACGGTAGATCAGTTTGCTCTGGAAGGCTTAAGTGACAGTGCCAACCTGGTTCTTATTTATGAAAAAGATGGTTTGTCAGCGCGGATCGCCTATAACTGGCGGGATGCTTTCCTGGATGAAGTTAACCGTTCGGTCTCTTCTGTGCGTAACCCGCTGTTTGTGGATGAGTACGAGCAGATTGATATTAACGTAAGCTACGACTTCAACGAAGATCTGACGGTAAGTCTGGATGTCATTAACCTGACTGAAGAAGGTCAGCGTCAGTATGGCCGGACCTACAACAACACCTTCTTTGTACAGGAGCTGGATCGCCGCTTTGTACTAAGCGCCCGTTACAACTTCTGA
- a CDS encoding cupin-like domain-containing protein codes for MSARQHNAYPETLTVMEGITPDTIPFDDLFAANGPVLLPGLVKQWPLVQAVGNSPQAVMSSLQEHDAGRPFLAYRGAPSIFARFGYNATATGFNFTSERVTLPQVFDDIRRQWQDHEHDYVYVNSLKLADGFPTLADTHTLNFSHPEFTQNQPVAKIWLGSESVAAAHFDQPRNLACCVQGKRRFTLFAPDQIDNLYPGPLHPTPGGQVVTMANLANPDLTRFPRLEQALDAAIIVDMQPGDALYYPSMWWHEVEAFDRFNVMINFWWMSQKQYTGNPMDVLLHGMMSLRDKPENEKQAWKALFDYYVFGDASRVTAHLPEPSHGPLGPMDDSTARRLRAMLLQNLNR; via the coding sequence ATGAGTGCCAGACAACACAACGCCTACCCTGAAACATTAACGGTAATGGAAGGGATAACCCCAGACACCATACCCTTTGATGACTTGTTTGCTGCTAATGGTCCGGTGTTATTGCCGGGGCTGGTTAAACAATGGCCTCTGGTTCAGGCGGTAGGCAACTCGCCCCAGGCGGTGATGTCCTCGTTGCAGGAACATGATGCTGGCCGTCCGTTTCTGGCATACCGGGGCGCGCCGTCCATATTCGCCCGGTTTGGCTATAACGCCACAGCAACCGGCTTTAACTTCACCAGCGAACGGGTAACGCTGCCGCAGGTATTTGATGACATTCGCCGGCAGTGGCAAGACCATGAACATGACTATGTGTATGTTAATTCCTTAAAGCTGGCCGACGGTTTCCCGACGCTGGCTGACACGCATACGCTGAATTTTTCCCATCCCGAATTTACCCAGAATCAGCCCGTGGCCAAAATCTGGCTGGGCTCCGAATCGGTCGCCGCCGCGCACTTTGACCAGCCCAGAAATCTGGCCTGCTGTGTTCAGGGTAAGCGGCGTTTCACCCTGTTTGCTCCCGACCAGATAGACAATCTCTATCCCGGGCCACTGCACCCCACACCCGGAGGGCAGGTAGTCACCATGGCGAACCTGGCCAATCCCGACCTGACGCGTTTTCCCCGTCTTGAACAGGCGCTGGATGCGGCCATTATCGTGGATATGCAGCCGGGTGATGCGCTGTACTATCCCAGTATGTGGTGGCATGAGGTAGAAGCGTTTGATCGCTTCAATGTGATGATTAATTTTTGGTGGATGAGCCAGAAACAGTATACCGGCAACCCCATGGATGTTTTGCTGCACGGTATGATGAGCCTGCGGGATAAGCCTGAAAATGAAAAGCAGGCCTGGAAAGCGCTGTTTGATTATTATGTGTTTGGTGATGCCAGCCGGGTAACAGCGCACCTGCCTGAACCCAGCCATGGGCCACTTGGCCCGATGGATGACTCAACCGCCCGTCGTTTACGGGCGATGTTATTACAGAATCTGAATCGGTAA
- a CDS encoding cupredoxin domain-containing protein, which translates to MKRVYLLFMIIALIPALVRAASLPEFVIEIKNNLFVPQVITIPANTKVRLTFINHDSTPEEIDSFDLNREKVIFGQRRGTIYVGPLPAGEYRFFGEYHPNTAIGKVIVASEVSHAH; encoded by the coding sequence ATGAAACGGGTTTATCTGCTATTTATGATCATAGCCCTGATACCAGCCCTGGTCAGAGCGGCCAGCCTGCCCGAATTTGTCATTGAAATTAAAAATAATCTCTTTGTTCCTCAGGTCATCACCATTCCGGCTAATACCAAGGTGCGCCTGACATTTATTAACCACGACTCCACGCCCGAAGAAATTGACAGTTTTGATCTTAACCGGGAAAAAGTAATTTTTGGTCAGCGCCGGGGGACGATTTATGTGGGCCCCCTGCCCGCCGGTGAATATCGCTTTTTTGGTGAATATCACCCTAACACGGCAATTGGCAAAGTGATCGTGGCCAGCGAGGTGAGCCATGCTCATTAA
- a CDS encoding tryptophan halogenase family protein, with protein sequence MADRIKRSVVIAGGGTAGWLTAFSLASRLGNLLDITLVESDAIGTVGVGEATIPTMRTFHRLLGIDEREFMAATQATFKLGIQFENWGQQHDRYIHSFGEIGQRSWMAEFHEFWLAAQGQAGSLDEYCLELQAARHNKFCLGVDNQPVNYAFHLDASAYARYLRSKSEAAGVTRKEGKINHVSLDPDSGHITGLTLEDNQQITGDVFIDCTGFRALLMGQALGVGFDDWSHYLAADRAVAVQTELHGEPVPYTRAIAHDSGWQWQIPLQHRMGNGLVYSSRFISDDQAREQLMANLPGTPLTDPRTIQFKTGRRRQAWHKNCVAIGLSGGFLEPLESTSIHLITTAILRLMKLFPFADDMQAQATRFNTETANELETIRDFIILHYHATARTDSDFWQFYRRMDIPESLRHRMDIFCQNGYVWPDEVGLFRTDSWVQVMLGQGLTPRQYHQAGHLLDTPQLHSQLSALRQSIAARLDKMPRHADFIAQYCPARKD encoded by the coding sequence ATGGCAGATAGGATAAAACGCTCAGTGGTGATAGCCGGAGGCGGCACCGCCGGCTGGCTCACCGCTTTCAGTCTGGCCAGCCGGCTGGGCAACCTGCTTGATATCACGCTGGTGGAGTCTGATGCCATTGGCACCGTGGGCGTGGGCGAGGCAACCATTCCCACCATGCGTACCTTTCATCGCTTGCTGGGCATTGATGAGCGGGAGTTTATGGCGGCCACTCAGGCAACCTTCAAACTGGGTATTCAGTTTGAAAACTGGGGGCAGCAACATGACCGTTATATTCACTCGTTTGGTGAAATTGGTCAGCGTAGCTGGATGGCTGAGTTTCATGAATTCTGGCTGGCCGCGCAGGGGCAGGCCGGCAGTCTGGATGAATACTGTCTGGAGTTGCAAGCTGCCCGGCACAACAAGTTTTGCCTCGGGGTGGATAACCAGCCCGTCAATTATGCGTTTCATCTGGATGCCAGCGCTTATGCCCGCTATCTGCGAAGCAAAAGTGAAGCTGCCGGTGTAACACGTAAAGAAGGCAAAATTAACCATGTCAGTCTGGATCCTGACAGCGGCCATATTACCGGTTTAACGCTGGAGGATAATCAGCAGATAACCGGCGATGTTTTTATTGACTGTACCGGCTTCAGAGCGCTGTTGATGGGGCAGGCGCTGGGAGTCGGGTTTGATGACTGGAGCCATTACCTGGCTGCCGACCGTGCCGTGGCAGTACAAACTGAGCTACATGGCGAGCCGGTACCCTATACCCGGGCCATTGCTCATGACAGCGGCTGGCAATGGCAGATTCCGCTGCAGCATCGCATGGGCAACGGCCTGGTTTACAGCAGTCGGTTTATATCGGACGACCAGGCCAGAGAACAGCTGATGGCAAATCTGCCGGGCACACCACTGACAGACCCCCGCACCATTCAATTTAAAACCGGCCGGCGACGCCAGGCCTGGCATAAAAACTGTGTGGCAATCGGCTTATCAGGCGGCTTTCTGGAGCCGCTGGAATCGACCAGTATTCATTTGATTACCACCGCCATTTTACGCCTGATGAAGCTGTTTCCGTTTGCCGATGATATGCAGGCACAGGCCACCCGGTTTAACACAGAAACCGCTAATGAGCTGGAAACTATCCGCGATTTTATTATTTTGCACTATCATGCCACCGCGCGGACAGACAGTGACTTCTGGCAGTTTTACCGGCGCATGGATATTCCTGAATCGCTGCGCCACAGAATGGATATTTTTTGCCAGAATGGCTATGTATGGCCAGATGAGGTGGGCTTGTTTCGCACCGACTCCTGGGTTCAGGTAATGCTGGGGCAGGGCTTAACGCCCCGTCAGTATCATCAGGCCGGGCATTTGCTTGACACACCACAGTTACACAGTCAGCTGAGTGCATTACGCCAGTCGATTGCGGCCCGGTTGGACAAAATGCCACGGCATGCTGATTTTATTGCTCAGTACTGTCCGGCCAGGAAAGACTGA